In a genomic window of Syngnathus typhle isolate RoL2023-S1 ecotype Sweden linkage group LG4, RoL_Styp_1.0, whole genome shotgun sequence:
- the abcb10 gene encoding ATP-binding cassette sub-family B member 10, mitochondrial: protein MRFLIRMSMCTNGGRLNKPPQHRTMWLAVSPDTQRKRTPAGSRSSASPPTGFLHPSVVSGLSRRDVSSLRSYVFVKTRTSLCTPVAFASSSVPSTSESLKGQTDTETGHTSTNVPLEDVRRILRLAHPERWKLSTAVGFLTISSAVTMSAPFLLGRVIDTIYTAGTDTEAMTSSLTSLCLMLTGVFLCGGAANAARVYLMQISGQQIVRNLRASVFSSILRQEVAFFDRNRTGELINRLSADTAVVGRSITDNLSDGLRASAQAIAGVSMMFYVSPSLASFMLLIVPPLAGVAVVYGRYLRSISKRTQDALAQATQLAEERISNMRTVRAFGKELSEVDTYTKKTDQVLKLARSEAVLRAAFFGVTGLSGNLMILSVLYKGGLLMASQHMTVGELSSFLMYTFWVGISIAGLSTFYSELMKGFGAGTRLWELLDRKPEFPLNEGQVLPPNQLKGRLEFRDVSFSYPTRKDAPIFHNLDLLVPAGTIMAVVGSSGSGKSTLVSLLLRLYDCDSGIITVDGYDIRDLNPYWLRSQIGTVSQEPVLFSCSIRENIAYGATEPEAVTTEDIYKAARVANAYDFIQAFPKGFDTVVGEKGALLSGGQKQRIAIARALLKNPKILLLDEATSALDAQNEFLVQEALERLMEGRTVIIIAHRLSTIQNANAVAVLDQRRVAECGQHTELLGNRQGLFRKLMEKQAFLQEEQKRALS from the exons ATGCGATTTTTAATCCGCATGTCAATGTGTACAAACGGAGGACGCTTAAACAAGCCTCCGCAGCACAGGACGATGTGGCTCGCTGTTTCACCTGACACCCAGAGGAAGCGTACTCCGGCCGGGTCGAGAAGTTCGGCTTCCCCGCCAACCGGCTTCCTTCACCCCTCTGTCGTGTCGGGTCTCTCCCGCAGAGATGTGTCTTCACTCCGATCGTACGTGTTCGTCAAGACACGGACATCCTTATGCACTCCCGTTGCCTTTGCCAGCTCCTCGGTCCCCTCCACATCCGAATCACTGAAGGGTCAGACCGACACCGAAACGGGCCACACATCGACCAATGTACCCCTGGAGGACGTCAGGAGGATTTTGCGACTCGCTCACCCGGAGAGATGGAAACTATCAA CTGCTGTCGGCTTCTTGACCATCTCCAGCGCCGTCACCATGTCGGCGCCGTTCCTCCTGGGCAGAGTGATTGACACAATCTATACAGCTGGAACGGACACGGAGGCAATGACGTCCTCCCTCACATCGTTGTGCCTCATGTTGACCGGTGTGTTCTTGTGCGGTGGAGCAGCCAACGCAGCTCGAGTCTACCTCATGCAGATTTCAG GCCAACAGATTGTCCGCAATCTCCGCGCCTCCGTTTTCTCCTCCATCCTCAGACAGGAAGTGGCGTTTTTCGATAGGAACAGGACGGGCGAGCTGATCAATCGCCTATCCGCAGATACGGCCGTAGTCGGACGCTCCATCACCGACAATCTGTCCGACGGCCTGAGAGCCTCGGCCCAGGCCATCGCTGGCGTCAGTATGATG TTCTACGTCTCTCCCAGCCTGGCGAGCTTCATGCTCCTGATCGTGCCCCCTTTAGCCGGGGTGGCTGTGGTATACGGCCGATATCTTCGCTCCATTTCCAAACGCACGCAGGACGCGCTGGCCCAAGCGACGCAG TTGGCAGAGGAGCGAATCAGCAACATGCGGACCGTCCGAGCATTTGGTAAAGAACTGTCTGAAGTCGACACGTACACGAAGAAGACGGATCAGGTCCTCAAACTGGCCAGGAGCGAGGCCGTACTACGTGCTGCCTTCTTTGGAGTG ACTGGTCTCAGCGGTAACCTCATGATCCTGTCCGTGTTGTACAAAGGAGGCCTTCTGATGGCCAGCCAGCATATGACTGTTGGAGAACTTTCCTCATTCCTCATGTACACCTTCTGGGTTGGCATCAGTATCGCAG GTCTGAGTACGTTCTACTCGGAGTTGATGAAGGGCTTCGGTGCAGGAACGAGACTGTGGGAGCTGCTGGACAGAAAACCAGAGTTCCCTCTTAATG AAGGTCAAGTTCTTCCTCCTAATCAACTGAAGGGCCGCTTGGAGTTTCGCGACGTCTCCTTTTCCTACCCGACCCGTAAAGATGCTCCCATCTTCCATAACCTCGATCTTCTGGTGCCCGCTGGAACAATCATGGCTGTGGTGGGATCAAGTGGATCTGGAAAATCAACTCTAGTATCACTGCTGCTCAGGCTGTATGACTGCGACTCAG GTATCATCACTGTGGACGGTTATGACATCAGAGACTTGAATCCCTACTGGCTCAGAAGTCAAATCGGAACTGTCAGCCAG GAGCCAGTGCTGTTCTCCTGTTCCATTAGAGAAAACATAGCATATGGCGCTACAGAGCCAGAAGCGGTGACCACAGAGGACATTTACAAGGCAGCCCGAGTCGCCAACGCATATGATTTCATCCAAGCTTTTCCGAAAGGCTTTGATACTGTGGTGGGGGAGAAAGGAGCGCTACTGTCAG GTGGTCAGAAGCAGAGGATAGCCATTGCAAGAGCTCTTCTTAAG AATCCGAAGATCTTGCTGTTGGACGAGGCCACCAG TGCATTGGATGCCCAAAACGAGTTCCTGGTGCAGGAGGCTTTGGAGCGACTTATGGAAG GGAGGACGGTCATCATCATCGCTCACCGCCTCTCCACCATCCAGAACGCCAATGCGGTTGCAGTTCTGGACCAGCGCCGCGTAGCTGAATGCGGCCAGCACACGGAGCTGCTGGGAAACCGACAGGGATTGTTCCGAAAACTGATGGAGAAACAAGCTTTTCTGCAGGAGGAGCAAAAACGGGCTCTGAGTTAA
- the urb2 gene encoding unhealthy ribosome biogenesis protein 2 homolog, with product MAAIYSGIHLKLKSSQTPWEDKLKLARFAWISSQCLLPNKEQILLDWCTHALTGWYIKKVEFSQTVLEGLWSCLDDFLHSRKLHVALKQGKTVSLRLNMAQLLLNLLEECVSAPTRLSVGVSTLLSVCQGILSSSTLSSVFTTKYELMVSLLVRLCSFACHQLQQALPSGSHQLEFITDTVSDLDSQTEVIPNLDLDESQKKKTTGSHLFELLLQVLASYLSVQRQQGNPNRIFTLVTNQLVQPLLVLRHMLTSAEYAPSHTHLNLRQHLCRDFRARIDSILQLSLFSAEQLASYKEELLSSKEDTGKRGPSGTKGLFKPANALICKLGSCEPPLLYSVKSNTVPLFFKFFLESYRKSRTENEEEQRMLCFHYLAKLLPALDLSPSDVPCSPQSWSLALLAMESLLSHALSADIYNVAADRIRYAEVQLNFYKNLAEILFNQAQPSIPAWYRCLKVLLGLNHMILEPDLAELLSSAWVNADCMETRVQRARQMMLCSLVQTYTKLRQLPRFFSELLSVICRPSLDNVRPPLLCDSVAATLRTSILDTPPSQGLEICSVVLESMRKHVLPDLVKEDGEAEKMEINGVNGEKTDQEQEAASVKLFNLSQLLHVVLFSLKTLDDASPLPLVRKGQSLMEEMQKILNDLLQLLPPENKARKANATPVQKAKKKRKSGKDQGESRKALKSLWELKVQEALLLLRYSWIEVDTLFQIYCSKYAPLDSNAAALTNIDNLLKCEINSVRLHTHSPISFVFLKLLALQQIKKVLLDSALLNDPSTSEFLNRGVEFIVAREELQLCSQDDQMWDGQMSSVDSSSHRVAHWYVVTSNLPLLAPYLDREDVNCISDVLVTSLLSKESRGNADQLSVPLVSSQLIHSPVLTELPALFSATVGSLLRRILGVLTAAHTSKVCPMFEKYQKGETEVLSALAKQSIIEDMTVSSQSGNVFVLLSEAQTKELIDLLSILSSLNADGLNSEDLLSNFLLLAFMLTSTASDSVDPDSEYCCTGFQVKLLKILACLVEGQNFHDVLKFIHGSTLLQAVVSSMLWHSKKGRFSSTASSDWMDLLKAMQEVIVNLVHLIMVRNSSVRLNLDRIVSFLTSEDTTPNRGGSIMSVHLLLASLVAASKAMTSYLGRSKTMDQTLTQILTRTTSSLGSVVELVLKAQMVGKKPGCSLSPAFVVDTVTVMLRCELASLAAEGNDRTTLSHMTLYQGFCQQILKEMNSAARPIDFLVSSLHFLSAFYTAVMKTGEKEEEGEEKKVKVMDELYAQMIQNLHKLLTAQWLSPSDTSELEPAVQELLHHLLENSTPYQFSMLLTMIKDGLDTLTLSSGNYKEVLAIVIITKLLSCCQLPEPCSKALWLLAPQILSAMVFLVRSSSQDVGLTATFTIPTVTAMTTLLRQAQGLISNPHHVVLVLGALQAVPLEHLTALVYQSAFLAIHEALFATIQCHSQVMLNATPSFLNVFYRLVASIVQEGRQRGAADMGGESEVYLQCARLVERMYTHIAAISENFTTLSVFMVAQYVTELQKVTLRPDIKLHLTEGIYHILDLCQEKDIKFLTAGLQSGVREVFHELYSSYNHYHKPQIQGEDKYTV from the exons ATGGCTGCCATCTACTCTGGTATCCATCTGAAGCTAAAGAGCTCTCAAACTCCATGGGAGGACAAGTTAAAGCTTGCACGCTTTGCCTGGATCTCCTCTCAATGCTTGCTGCCCAACAAGGAACAA ATCCTTTTGGATTGGTGCACACATGCTCTGACAGGCTGGTATATTAAAAAGGTGGAGTTCTCACAAACTGTGCTAGAAGGCCTGTGGAGTTGCCTTGATGATTTTCTCCATAGTCGGAAGCTTCACGTCGCTCTCAAGCAGGGCAAGACGGTCAGCTTGAGGCTCAACATGGCACAG cTGCTACTCAACCTCCTTGAGGAGTGTGTAAGCGCCCCCACCAGGCTGTCAGTGGGTGTGTCCACGCTGCTGAGTGTATGCCAGGGAATCCTCTCATCCTCGACTCTCTCATCTGTTTTCACCACCAAGTACGAACTCATGGTCAGTCTCTTGGTTAGACTCTGCTCCTTCGCCTGCCATCAACTTCAACAAGCTTTGCCTTCAGGATCCCATCAATTGGAATTCATTACAGACACTGTGAGCGACCTGGACTCTCAAACTGAAGTCATCCCTAACCTAGACTTAGACGAGAGTCAGAAGAAAAAGACCACTGGATCTCATTTGTTTGAGTTACTGCTTCAAGTTTTAGCATCATATTTATCAGTTCAACGGCAACAAGGCAATCCGAATAGAATTTTCACCTTGGTAACAAACCAGCTCGTCCAGCCGTTATTGGTCCTGAGACACATGCTGACATCAGCAGAGTATGCTCCTTCCCACACACATCtgaatctccgccagcatctcTGCAGAGACTTTCGTGCCAGGATAGACTCCATCCTTCAGTTATCGCTCTTCTCCGCCGAGCAACTGGCATCCTACAAAGAGGAGCTTCTATCTTCTAAAGAGGATACTGGCAAACGTGGACCCAGTGGAACAAAAGGCCTCTTCAAGCCAGCCAATGCTTTAATTTGCAAATTAGGTTCTTGTGAGCCGCCGCTGCTTTACTCAGTCAAGTCAAACACCGTGCcgttgttttttaaattctttcTGGAAAGCTACAGAAAATCTAGAACAGAAAATGAGGAAGAGCAGAGAATGCTGTGTTTTCATTACCTTGCAAAGTTGTTGCCCGCTTTGGATTTGTCCCCTTCCGATGTCCCCTGTTCGCCACAAAGTTGGAGTCTGGCTTTACTGGCTATGGAATCGCTGCTTAGCCATGCTCTGTCTGCTGATATTTATAATGTGGCGGCTGACAGAATAAGATACGCAGAGGTCCAGCTTAACTTTTACAAAAACCTCGCAGAAATTCTCTTCAATCAGGCCCAGCCTAG CATCCCTGCATGGTATCGCTGTTTGAAAGTGCTACTGGGTCTCAATCACATGATTCTTGAACCAGACTTGGCCGAGTTGTTATCTTCAGCCTGGGTTAATGCCGACTGTATGGAAACACGGGTCCAACGGGCCAGACAG ATGATGCTGTGCAGTCTAGTTCAGACTTACACCAAGCTCCGCCAGCTGCCTCGCTTCTTCTCTGAGCTCCTTTCGGTGATCTGTCGGCCATCGCTCGACAACGTTCGCCCCCCTCTGCTTTGCGATAGCGTCGCCGCCACGCTCAGAACCAGCATTTTGGACACACCTCCATCGCAGGGCCTTGAGATTTGCTCCGTAGTGCTGGAGAGCATGAGAAAACACGTTTTACCTGACCTGGTAAAGGAAGACGGAGAAGCAGAGAAGATGGAAATAAATGGAGTGAATGGTGAAAAAACGGATCAGGAGCAAGAAGCTGCATCGGTGAAGCTTTTCAATCTCAGCCAGCTCCTTCACGTCGTTTTATTCAGTCTGAAGACTTTGGACGACGCCTCTCCTCTTCCCTTAGTCAGAAAAGGTCAAAGCCTGATGGAGGAGATGCAGAAGATTCTCAACGACCTGCTTCAACTGTTGCCTCCAGAAAACAAGGCTCGGAAAGCAAACGCGACTCCAGTTCAGAaagcaaagaagaaaagaaaatcaggaAAGGACCAGGGAGAGTCTCGGAAAGCACTTAAGTCTCTGTGGGAGCTGAAAGTCCAAGAGGCGCTTCTTCTGCTCCGATACAGTTGGATCGAAGTGGACACACTCTTTCAAATCTACTGCAGCAAATACGCACCTCTCGACTCCAACGCTGCAGCCTTAACAAACATCGACAATCTCTTAAAATGCGAGATCAACTCTGTACGTCTCCATACGCACAGTCCCATCAGCTTTGTGTTTCTCAAACTACTCGCGTTGCAACAGATTAAGAAAGTTCTGTTGGACTCCGCTTTACTCAACGATCCAAGTACCTCAGAGTTCCTAAACAGGGGAGTGGAGTTTATTGTAGCCAGAGAGGAGCTCCAGTTATGTTCACAAGATGATCAGATGTGGGACGGGCAGATGAGCAGCGTGGACTCCAGCTCCCACCGTGTCGCTCACTGGTACGTTGTCACATCTAACCTCCCCTTGCTGGCCCCTTACCTGGACAGGGAAGACGTGAACTGCATCTCGGATGTTCTGGTCACGTCGTTGCTGAGTAAGGAGTCTCGCGGAAACGCAGATCAACTCTCCGTCCCCCTCGTGTCCTCGCAGCTTATCCACAGTCCCGTTTTGACCGAGTTGCCAGCGCTGTTCTCTGCCACCGTTGGTTCGCTCTTGCGTAGGATTTTGGGGGTTCTAACTGCGGCGCATACATCGAAAGTTTGTCCAATGTTTGAGAAGTACCAAAAAGGTGAAACGGAGGTTTTGTCCGCCTTAGCAAAACAGAGCATCATAGAAGATATGACGGTGTCCTCACAGTCCGGgaacgtgtttgtgcttttgaGTGAGGCTCAAACCAAAGAGCTGATAGACCTGCTGTCCATCTTATCGAGCCTAAATGCAGATGGACTCAATTCTGAGGATCTGTTATCGAATTTCCTCCTCCTTGCCTTCATGCTCACATCTACCGCTTCTGATTCGGTAGATCCAGATTCCGAATATTGTTGCACGGGATTCCAAGTGAAGCTGCTCAAGATACTGGCGTGTCTTGTGGAGGGCCAAAACTTTCACGACGTTCTGAAGTTCATTCACGGCAGCACTCTGCTGCAGGCCGTTGTCTCCTCGATGCTCTGGCACAGCAAAAAAGGGCGATTCAGCTCCACCGCTAGCTCTGATTGGATGGATTTGTTGAAAGCCATGCAGGAGGTCATCGTAAATTTGGTCCACCTAATTATGGTCAGGAACAGCAGCGTACGCCTCAATCTGGACCGGATTGTCTCATTCCTTACCAGCGAGGACACCACACCAAATCGTGGAGGCTCCATCATGTCCGTTCATCTTCTACTGGCGTCCTTGGTCGCCGCCTCCAAGGCGATGACCTCTTACCTGGGAAGGAGTAAAACAATGGATCAAACTTTGACCCAGATTCTTACAAGAACCACATCCTCACTGGGATCAGTTGTGGAGTTGGTCCTGAAGGCCCAGATGGTCGGCAAGAAGCCCGGCTGCTCGCTCAGTCCCGCCTTTGTCGTGGACACGGTCACGGTCATGCTGCGGTGCGAGCTGGCCTCCTTGGCAGCCGAGGGCAACGACCGGACCACCCTGAGCCACATGACGCTCTATCAGGGTTTCTGCCAGCAGATCCTGAAAGAAATGAACTCCGCGGCCAGACCCATAGACTTTCTGGTTTCATCGTTACATTTCTTGTCAGCGTTCTACACGGCAGTGATGAAGACAGGAgaaaaagaggaggaaggagaagaaaagaaagtaaaagtgATGGATGAGTTGTACGCTCAGATGATTCAAAATCTCCATAAACTTTTGACTG CTCAGTGGCTGTCTCCATCCGACACATCTGAGCTGGAGCCGGCCGTGCAGGAACTTCTGCACCACCTGCTGGAGAACAGCACTCCCTACCAGTTCAGCATGTTGCTGACAATGATCAAAGATGGCTTAGATACTCTCACGCTCAGCTCTGGAAATTACAAG GAAGTGCTGGCTATTGTCATCATCACCAAGCTGCTCTCCTGCTGTCAGTTACCTGAGCCTTGCTCCAAAGCTCTGTGGTTGCTTGCACCACAAATTCTGTCTGCTATGGTG TTCCTCGTCAGGTCATCCAGTCAGGACGTGGGCTTGACTGCAACCTTCACCATTCCTACCGTGACAGCCATGACGACGCTGCTGCGCCAGGCCCAGGGTCTAATCTCCAACCCTCATCACGTCGTCTTGGTCCTCGGAGCGCTTCAAGCGGTGCCGCTTGAACACCTGACCGCACTTGTTTACCAGTCAGCGTTCTTGGCTATTCACGAGGCACTTTTCGCGACCATCCAGTGTCATTCTCAG GTGATGCTGAATGCTACGCCATCATTCTTGAATGTCTTTTACCGTCTAGTGGCTTCCATCGTGCAGGAAGGTCGACAGAGAGGAGCCGCTGACATGG GTGGGGAAAGTGAAGTGTACCTGCAGTGCGCCCGGCTGGTCGAGAGGATGTACACACACATTGCTGCCATCTCCGAGAACTTCACCACGCTGTCTGTCTTCATGGTGGCTCAATACGTCACAGAACTGCAGAAG GTGACTTTACGGCCAGACATCAAGCTGCATCTCACAGAGGGAATCTACCACATACTGGACTTGTGCCAGGAGAAAGATATCAAGTTCCTAACAGCAGGCTTGCAGAGCGGAGTCCGGGAGGTGTTTCATGAACTCTACAGTAGCTACAACCACTACCACAAACCCCAGATACAAGGAGAGGACAAATACACTGTTTGA